A genomic segment from Polyangium mundeleinium encodes:
- a CDS encoding lysophospholipid acyltransferase family protein produces MASEEPVADVREGGTWTPRQRLKNDVVYVLVRALLAFALLLPRRALRAVCRALGLVAYVVLPRTRRIVTTRLEAGLGPSNVRAQSVFTTVAEMLADTLDLLRPGERAGARLSLDPASHRVFAEALAEGRGVVFVAAHLGPWERMAALLVEEGFPVATVARESYDPRFTELYERLRRPRGVRSLYRGRRGAALSIARELAKGRAVGFLVDVPARVPSVTRRLFGADVLVPIGPARIALARRAAVVVGTCAPAASGSNAAGSSLPIVQISRVPLDDLGPDSCAEGVLMTRITAELERRIAAWPEAWLGSFVPLGRPVALRGALDPH; encoded by the coding sequence GTGGCGAGCGAAGAGCCCGTCGCCGACGTCCGCGAGGGAGGGACGTGGACCCCGCGGCAACGGCTGAAGAACGACGTCGTGTACGTCCTCGTGCGGGCCCTTCTGGCCTTCGCGTTGCTCCTCCCGCGGCGTGCTCTCCGAGCCGTTTGTCGCGCGCTCGGGCTCGTCGCGTACGTCGTCCTCCCGCGCACGCGGCGGATCGTCACGACGAGGCTCGAAGCCGGGCTCGGTCCCTCAAACGTTCGTGCTCAAAGTGTCTTCACGACCGTCGCGGAGATGCTCGCCGACACGCTCGATCTCTTGCGGCCGGGCGAGCGCGCAGGCGCGCGGCTCTCTCTCGATCCGGCGTCGCATCGGGTGTTCGCGGAGGCGCTCGCGGAGGGGCGCGGCGTGGTGTTCGTCGCAGCGCACCTCGGGCCCTGGGAGCGCATGGCCGCGCTCCTCGTCGAGGAGGGATTCCCGGTGGCCACGGTCGCGCGCGAGAGCTACGACCCGCGCTTCACCGAGCTCTACGAGCGGCTGCGTCGTCCGCGAGGGGTTCGTTCACTCTACCGGGGCCGGCGCGGCGCCGCGCTGTCCATCGCACGCGAGCTTGCAAAAGGCCGCGCCGTGGGATTTCTCGTCGATGTCCCCGCGCGTGTACCCTCGGTCACCCGACGCCTCTTCGGCGCGGATGTCCTTGTTCCGATCGGCCCCGCACGGATCGCGCTCGCGCGTCGAGCCGCGGTGGTCGTGGGCACGTGCGCGCCGGCTGCGTCGGGGTCGAACGCCGCGGGTTCGTCGCTCCCGATCGTCCAGATCTCCCGCGTTCCCCTCGACGATCTTGGTCCGGATTCTTGCGCCGAGGGCGTTCTCATGACGAGAATCACGGCAGAGCTCGAACGACGCATTGCAGCATGGCCGGAGGCGTGGCTCGGGAGCTTCGTGCCTCTCGGGCGTCCGGTTGCGTTGCGGGGCGCGCTCGATCCTCACTAG
- a CDS encoding J domain-containing protein has protein sequence MVRVPRPVPGCDIKSLPLRPDEAYLLSRIDGVVSERELSLITGLSQAEVTTALDRLFVLGAVDFNEPRAPVSRRAHPSVAPASGAASSRGTEGPPSRSFEGSFGAGPSSRRFEPTVDAPPASRRSFEPLADLPPPTRRSIELSAERRSGVDAGVDAPPATRRAIELTVEQPRIVDPELEEPVDLDHAKKKRVIELYNALDERNHYELLGVPIDADKKQIKSAYWVLAPEFHPDKYFRKKLGTFKQRIEAIFDRLTLAHDVLTSKQRRAEYDAYLEQTRRNRTMAALLEHDPTDIPAVVAAAEDTPGSGPPTLPGRLVGEDVSGSPESVRMRRSFSAKLASHSLRRAVPDMAGGSTAPATPSQPAGDPFRRYDATRNEARRLQLERYVLAAKVALERRDLAAAANAYRLAVALAPEDEGLARKATEAQQQAAAELAEGFLRQAEYEASQGRWSEAAMSFANVCKARGDDPRPHERVAFCTLKSGQNNRRALDFARRAVKLAPGVGEYRLTLARAYMAAGLETTARVEMERAAELSPNDARMREAIAQLRAQMKKPDGGEPEK, from the coding sequence ATGGTGCGTGTTCCTAGGCCGGTGCCCGGGTGCGACATCAAGTCGCTGCCGCTCAGGCCCGACGAGGCTTACCTGCTCTCGCGCATCGACGGCGTGGTGAGCGAGCGTGAGCTCTCGCTCATCACCGGCCTCTCGCAAGCCGAGGTGACGACTGCGCTGGATCGGCTCTTCGTGCTCGGCGCCGTCGACTTCAACGAGCCGAGGGCCCCGGTGTCCCGTCGCGCGCACCCGAGCGTGGCGCCGGCCTCGGGCGCCGCGTCGAGCCGGGGAACCGAGGGCCCGCCGAGCCGCAGTTTCGAAGGCAGCTTCGGCGCGGGGCCGTCGTCGCGGAGGTTCGAGCCGACGGTCGATGCGCCGCCCGCGAGCCGCCGGAGCTTCGAGCCGCTCGCGGATCTGCCGCCGCCGACCCGGCGTAGCATCGAGCTCTCGGCCGAGCGCCGCAGCGGCGTCGACGCGGGCGTCGACGCGCCGCCCGCAACACGGCGCGCGATCGAACTCACGGTCGAGCAGCCGCGGATCGTCGATCCGGAGCTCGAAGAGCCCGTCGATCTCGATCACGCGAAGAAGAAGCGGGTCATCGAGCTCTACAACGCGCTCGACGAGCGCAACCACTACGAGCTGCTCGGCGTCCCCATCGACGCGGACAAGAAGCAGATCAAGAGCGCGTACTGGGTGCTCGCGCCGGAGTTCCATCCCGACAAGTACTTCCGGAAGAAGCTCGGCACGTTCAAGCAACGGATCGAGGCGATCTTCGACAGGCTCACGCTCGCGCACGACGTGCTCACGTCGAAGCAGCGCCGCGCGGAGTACGACGCGTACCTCGAGCAGACGCGTCGAAACCGGACGATGGCCGCGCTCCTGGAGCACGATCCGACCGACATCCCCGCGGTCGTCGCAGCCGCCGAGGATACGCCGGGGAGCGGGCCTCCGACGTTGCCTGGGCGCCTCGTTGGCGAGGATGTGAGCGGGAGCCCGGAGAGCGTGCGGATGCGCCGTTCCTTCAGCGCGAAGCTCGCGAGCCATTCACTCCGGCGCGCGGTGCCCGACATGGCCGGCGGCTCTACCGCGCCCGCGACGCCTTCCCAGCCCGCGGGGGATCCCTTCCGCCGCTATGACGCGACGAGGAACGAGGCGCGGCGGCTGCAACTCGAGCGGTACGTGCTGGCGGCGAAGGTGGCCCTCGAGCGGAGGGATCTCGCGGCCGCGGCGAACGCCTATCGGCTCGCGGTGGCTCTCGCGCCCGAGGACGAGGGCCTCGCGCGCAAGGCGACCGAGGCCCAGCAGCAGGCGGCGGCGGAGCTTGCGGAGGGCTTTTTGCGGCAGGCCGAATACGAGGCCAGCCAGGGCCGCTGGTCGGAGGCGGCCATGAGTTTCGCGAACGTCTGCAAAGCGAGGGGAGATGACCCCCGACCTCACGAGCGCGTAGCGTTTTGCACACTCAAGAGCGGCCAGAACAACCGCCGCGCCCTCGATTTCGCACGGCGCGCGGTGAAGCTTGCGCCTGGTGTCGGCGAGTACAGGCTCACCCTGGCGCGGGCCTACATGGCAGCCGGGCTGGAGACGACCGCGCGGGTCGAGATGGAGCGCGCCGCCGAGCTTTCGCCGAACGATGCTAGGATGCGTGAGGCGATCGCGCAGCTTCGCGCGCAGATGAAGAAACCAGACGGCGGCGAACCGGAGAAATGA